In one Brassica oleracea var. oleracea cultivar TO1000 chromosome C9, BOL, whole genome shotgun sequence genomic region, the following are encoded:
- the LOC106313571 gene encoding uncharacterized protein LOC106313571, translating to MDLEIVGLSRSRFRRRFDDNRCQLPDGTACLLTGTMFVTSSLLFLLLDLELDLYHERYIDLIYRRYLHLLRMMRERERERESFRCSEKRWSCHNPTCTAPCHGSKSKQVVIMSDQGGSSQGKGSQGEGSQVDPERKYGTIVDINHWKCIFCYKVTGGGLSRLKQHLVGGYKNTKSVHYVQNMFELSCTTT from the exons ATGGATCTGGAGATTGTTGGCCTGTCACGCTCTCGTTTTCGACGACGATTCGATGACAACCGTTGTCAACTCCCCGACGGAACAGCCTGTTTATTGACCGGTACGATGTTCGTCACCTCCTCTCTTCTCTTCCTCCTCCTTGACTTGGAATTGGACCTCTATCATGAGCGTTATATTGATTTGATTTACCGGCGGTATCTCCATCTCTTGCGCATGATGAGAGAGAGAGAGAGAGAGAGAGAGAG TTTCAGATGCTCGGAGAAGAGATGGAGTTGTCACAATCCCACCTGTACTGCCCCTTGTCATGGCAGCAAAAGTAAACAAG TTGTGATCATGTCTGACCAAGGAGGATCATCTCAAGGAAAAGGATCCCAAGGAGAAGGATCACAAGTGGATCCGGAAAGGAAGTATGGAACCATTGTTGATATCAACCATTGGAAGTGTATCTTTTGCTACAAGGTGACTGGTGGTGGACTTTCACGTCTGAAACAACATCTTGTTGGAGGATATAAGAACACAAAAAGTGTGCATTATGTCCAAAACATGTTCGAGTTGAGTTGCACAACAACATGA